The sequence below is a genomic window from Acetobacter vaccinii.
TGCCCCGGCTTGAGCATAGCCGCAACACGTGTGGCTTCACCCGGTGCCAGATGAACCAGCGCATGGTTTTTAAGGATAACACCCGCAACCTGCCCGCCCATGGTGTACAGCGGCATCCAGATTTCACCATGCAGTACCAGATCCGACCCTGCGATCATCTCCGGGGAATGCTGGGGCATGCTGATAAACGTGTCACGCACGCTGCGGCCTTGAGCGCTGGTCACTTCAAATGCGCGGATAATGGGCAATGTCGTGCTTTTAAGCCCGCGCACCTGCACGGTATCACCAGGTTTGGCCAGCCCTGCAAAGGCGTGGCCTTCCTCTGGGGTGACAAAAACCTGCTCACCACTCTCCAGCACAAAACCTGTCACCGCACCGTTGGGTGAGAGCAGGAACTGGACAATCTTACCCGTAAAAACACGCAGGGGGCTGAGGTCATAAACCCCCTGGCTGGCAATTTCCCCAGGGCTGAGCGCTGGTGGCTGGCTATGGGCCGCCGGTTTGGGTGCCGCCGCATGGGCCAGAGGGGTAACAGCACAGGAAAACGCCAGCAGGGCTGCTGGCACAAAAGACTGATGGCGCATCACTCAACCGATAACAAAAGCACCGTTCCGCCATCAATAATGGCGGAACGGGCAATGACATGAGATTCGGTTGATATACTCGGCCATGAAAGGCCTTTCCCGCAAGAGCGGGAAAAGCGTGTCAGTGGCGGAAATGGCGCATACCGGTAAAGACCATGGCAATCCCGGCGGCATCGGCTGCGGCAATCACCTCATCATCGCGGATGGAGCCACCGGGCTGGATCACAGCCGTTGCCCCTGCGGCAACAATGGTTTCCAGCCCGTCAGCAAACGGGAAGAACGCATCCGACGCAGCAACGGAGCCCTGTGTCAGCGGGGTATCCAGCCCAGCGGCACGCGCGGCCTCCCCACTTTTGGAGGCAGCAATCCGGGCTGAATCAACGCGGCTCATCTGTCCGGCACCCACACCAACGGTTGCCCCGTTTTTGGCATAGACAATGGCGTTGGACTTCACATGCTTGGCCACACGGAAAGCAAACAGAAGATCATCCATTTCCTGACCGGACGGCGCGCGCTTGGTCACAACCCGCAGGCTTTCGCGCGTAATGCGGCCATTGTCGCGGGTCTGGGCCAGAAAGCCACCCGCAACAGAGCGCACAACCAGCCCCGCTGCTGCCGGGTCCGGCAGGCCGCCTGTCAGCAGCAGCCGCAGGTTTTTCTTGCGGGCCAGAAGTTCACGCGCGGCTTCTTCCGCATCCGGGGCGACAATGACTTCGGTAAACAGGGTCGAAATTTTCTCAGCCGTTTCCGCATCCAGCATGCGGTTCAGGGCGACAATGCCGCCAAAGGCCGACACCGGGTCACACTTCAGAGCCTGATCCCACGCGGCGGACAGCGTCGGGGCAACAGCCACACCACAGGGGTTGGCATGTTTGACAATGACCACCGCCGGGCTGTCAAATTCGGCCACAGCCTCAAAAGCCGCATCAGTATCGTTGATGTTGTTGTAGGACAGGGACTTGCCCTGCAACTGCACAGCCGTAGCCACACCCGGCCGGGTGCTGCCATCGCGGTAGAACGCCGCCTGCTGGTGCGGGTTTTCACCATAGCGCAGGCTTTCGGCCTTCTGCCCGGCCAGAATAAAGCGGTCAGCTAGGGGCTGGCCTGCCTGCTGGGCAAACCAGGCAGCAATGGCGGCATCATACGCAGCCGTGCGGGCATAGGCGGCACCAGCCAGGCTCCTGCGGAAGTCAAGCGACGTGCCACCATCGCCCAGCGCGTCGATCAGACCTTCGTACTGGGCCGGATCGGTCAGAACAACAACATGGCCATGGTTTTTGGCAGCCGCACGGATCAGGGCCGGGCCGCCGATATCAATGTTCTCGATGCAGGTTTCCGCATCCGCGCCAGATGCAACCGTCTTTTCAAAGGGGTAGAGGTTGACGGCAACCAGATCGATCGGGGCAATGCCGTGCTCTTCCATCTGCGCCAGATGGGCTGGCAGGTCGCGGCGGCCAAGAATGCCACCATGGATCTGCGGCACAAGCGTCTTCACCCGCCCGTCGAGAATTTCGGGGAAACCCGTGTGATCAGACACTTCCGTAACCGGCACACCTGCGTCACGCAGGGCCTTGGCGGAACCGCCGGTGGACAGAATTTCCGCACCCTGTGCGCTCAGCGCCCGGGCAAGGTCAAGCAGGCCGGTCTTGTCGGAAACAGAAATAAGAGCGCGCCGGATAGGCAGCGGTGTCTGGCTCATGGGGAGACCTTTCGCACGGCAAAAACGGAATGGGGCTAGCTGGCCACCATGTCATATGCGGGAAAGCAGCCAGAAAACCCAGAAAAACGAAGACACCCGCCTTAGCGGCGGGTGAATGTCCAGTAAAGCGGCTGACGGCCCGCCGCGATGGCCTTGGCCTCGTAACGGGTGGGGAACCACCCTTCCGGCCTGACAGTAGCGGGTTCAGGCGCGTCAAAATACGGTTGATCGGCCATGACCTCACGCACCCAGTTCTGGTAGGTCGGGTCGTCACTGGCCACACGCCAGACAGCACCGGGTTTAAGAACACGGGCAACGAGCGCCACGTTCTGCGGGTGCACAAAGCGCCGTTTGGCGTGCCGGGCCTTGGGCCAGGGATCTGGGAACATCAGAAACAACCGGTCCAGCACGGCATCGGGCAGGGCCCTGAGCACCAGACGGGCGTCATCATCCCATAGCCGCAGCATGCCAGGCACGGGGGCTGTTGCTTCCTGCCCTACCGGCACCAACCGGCTCAGCAGGGAGCACAGACCATTATGGAAAACTTCCGAGGCAACATAGCCAACGTCGGGGTGGGCCTGGGTCTGGGCCAGAACGTGCTCGCCCCCACCAAAACCCACCTCGAACCAGATCTGCTCTGGTGCCTTGTCAAACACCGCCGCGATCTGCGCCGCCCGCTCCAGCGGAAAGCGCATACGGGGCAGTGTTTCGTCCAGCAGTCGCTCCTGACGGGGGCGAAGCGGGTGGCCGCGCTGGCGGCCATACAGGCGCTCCGGTGGGGGTTTGACATCCACCGTATCAGGCTGACCGATAACCGGCTGGCCCTTGTCCTCCGTCATGATCGCTGCCTGCCCTCTATTAGCGCTTCAGCGCGGTACGCAGGGCGTCGACCAGATCGGTACGTTCCCAGGTAAAGTTATCCAGCGCATCATCAGGCGTACGGCCGAAGTGGCCGTAGGCAGATGTCACCGCATAGATCGGGCGGTTCAGGCGCAGGTGCTTACGAATACCGCGCGGCGTCAGGTCCATGACCTCACGCAGGGCTTCACCCAAGCGGGCTTCGTCCACATCCTTGCCGGTCTCGTCCAGGTCAACATAGACAGACAGAGGATGAGACACGCCAATGGCGTAGGAAAGCTGGATGGTGCAACGGTCGGCCAGACCGGCAGCAACTACGTTCTTAGCCAGGTAGCGGCAGGCATAGGCAGCGGAACGGTCCACCTTGGTGGGGTCCTTGCCGGAGAATGCGCCACCACCATGCGGGGCTGCACCACCGTAAGTGTCCACAATGATCTTGCGCCCGGTCAGGCCGCAATCCCCATCGGGGCCACCGATGACGAACACGCCGGTCGGGTTGGCATAAAATTCGTTCTCAGGCGGCATCCAGCCTTCGGGCAGGACTTCACGCGTCACATCCAGCAGGCCGGCGCGCAGGACGGACTGGTCCAGCCCCAGATCATGCTGGGTGGAAATGACGACAGACGTTGCCCCGACCGGGCGGCCGTTGACGTAGCGCAGGGTCACCTGGCTTTTGGCATCGGGCTGCAGGCCTGCCACGCGGGAGTCGCCAGCGCGGCGCAGGTCGCGGATACGGTGCAGAATGCGGTGCGCGTAATACAGCGGCGCAGGCATAAGAGTATCGGTCTCGTTGGACGCGTAACCGAACATGATGCCCTGGTCACCAGCGCCTTCGTCCTTGTCGGAGGTGCTGTCCACGCCAACGGCAATGTCAGCGGACTGAGCATGCAGGTAGTTGGCTGCATCAGCCCGACGCCAGGAAAAGCCTTCCTGGTCGTAGCCAATGTCCTTGACGGCTTCGCGCGCCAGTTCAATCAGCTTTTCGGACGTGACAGAAGCCGGGCCACGCACTTCGCCCGCCAGGACGATACGGTTGGTGGTCACCAGCGTTTCACAGGCGACACGGGCTTCCGGGTCTGCTGCAAGATACGCATCCAGAACAGTATCGCTGATCCGGTCAGCAACCTTATCGGGGTGCCCTTCGGAAACGGATTCCGAAGTAAACAGAAAATCGCCGTCTTTACGCATGGTGGTGCCGTTCGCCTCACGGTGAGTGAAAAAGGAAACAGGTGACCATCCCCACACAACAGGGGACGGCACCGTATGACGGGATACTAGCCAATGGTCAAGGGTGTTCCCACCCCCCTTACCCCACGCCCCGGCGTGCAGGACTCCACACCCGGAACGAGGCCATAACGTAACAATTCCGCCACCAAAACCTTTACAGGGGGGGCAGACCCAGCACGTCTTCCATGCCGTACAGACCAGCCGGACGCCCCGCAACCCAACGGGCTGCCCGGACAGCACCGGTGGCGAAAATGCGCCGGTCAAAGGCCCGATGTGTCAGGGTGATCTGCTCATCCGCAGAGGTGAAAAGCACTTCGTGCTCTCCCACAATCTGGCCACCACGCAGGGCTGCAAAGCCAATGGCACCGGGGCTGCGGGCACCGCAATGACCATCACGCCCGCTCTCGCGCACATCCGCCAGTACCACGCCACGCCCCTGCGCCACGGATTCCCCAATCGCCAGAGCTGTGCCAGACGGGGCATCCACCTTCTGACGATGGTGCATTTCCACAATCTCGGCGTCGTAGGACTCGGCAGGCAGGGCCTGGCCCATCATCAACGCCAGACGACGCACCAGAGTAACGCCGGGTGAAAAATTGGCAGCATGGACCACAGCAATCAGACCAGCCGCGTCCTGCACGGCAGCCTGTTGGGCATCGGATAGGCCGGTTGTACCCAGCACCCAGGCCACGCCTGCGGCCGACAGGTCACGCGCATGGGCCACAACTGTGTCCGCATGAGTGAAGTCAATCACAGCGTCGCTGACCGTTGCCAGTTCCGCCATGGTGGCAAACAGCTTGAGCCCTGCGGGCAGGCCTGACGCCTGCTCCAGCTGGCGAGTGGTCCCACCGGCAACTTCAAGCCCCGCAGCCTGTACTTCCTCGACCAGCAGACGGCCGACACGGCCGGTAATTCCGGCAATACCAATACGCATCGGGCTTATTCCGTCCCTTCAAAGAAATCACGCACGCGGCGGAAAAAACCGGTGTGTTCGGGGCTGTGTTTGACATCCTCCCCGGCTTCTTTCTCAAACTCTTCCAGCAGTTCACGCTGGCGTTTGGTCAGGTGCTGGGGCGTTTCCACCGAGACCTGAATATACATGTCGCCCCGCGCGCTGGAGCGCAGGACCGAGAATCCCTTGCCGCGCAAACGGAAATGCGACCCCGTCTGTGTTCCTGCTGGGATTTTTACCTGAGTGCGGCTGCCATCCACGACGGGCACTTCAATTTCCGTGCCCAGGGCTGCCTGCGCCATCCGCAGCGGCACGCGGCAATACACATTGGCCCCGTCGCGCTGGAAGATGCTGTGCTCGGCCACCGCAACATGCACATACAGGTCACCCGGCGGCACACCATTGCTGCCTGCCTCGCCCTCACCCGACAGGCGGATACGGGTGCCGTCCTCAACCCCGGCGGGGATCTGGACAGGAACCATGCGTTCCTTTTCCACCGTCCCTTCGCCTCGGCAGGCCTTGCAGGGGTCTTTAACGGTACGGCCAGCACCATGGCAGGTCGGACAGGGCCGTTCGACAATAAAGAAGCCCTGCTGGGCCCGCACCTTGCCCGCACCATGGCAGCTTGGGCAGGTCTGCACACCAGCAGCACCATCACTGGAGCCGGAACCCCCGCAGCTTTCGCAGGCGACACGGGTTATGACCCGCACATCCTTCTGCACCCCTGCAAAGGCTTCTTCCAACGTGATTTCAACATGGGCCTGAATGTCGTTGCCACTCCGGGCCTGACCGCCACGGCGGCCACCCATCATGTCACCGAACATCTGCTCAAAAATATCGCCCAGACCGCCGCCACCAAAGCCGCTGAAATCAAATCCGCCTGGCCCTGCACCGCCGCCGCCTTCAAAGGCCGCATGGCCAAACCGGTCGTAGGCTGCACGCTTCTGCTCATCCTTGAGGATGTCGTACGCCTGATTGATTTCCTTGAACTTGGCCTCGGCTGTGTCGTCACCCTGATTGCGGTCTGGGTGATATTTCATGGCCAGCTTGCGATAGGATTTCTTGATTTCTTCTGACGATGCCGTTCGGGAAATCTCAAGAATTTCGTAATAGTCAAGCTGCGTGGCCATTGGTGTCCTCTCGAAGCTGCCCCCGCGCGAGCACAGCATCTGTCCTGAATGTAAAAAGGCGTCCGCCTTCTGGGAAGCACGGACGCCAGAAAATCAAGGCGGGGTGGCCACTCCCGCTGTCATGGCCACCCCGGTTGCGTGCGCCCGATCAGGACTTTTTGCTATCGTTCACGTCTTCAAAGTCTGCGTCAACGATGTCCTTTTCGTCAGCCTTGGCCGCACCGGCTGGCTGGCCTTCACCGGCTGCCTGCTCGGCCTTGTAAGCGGCTTCACCCACTTTCATGGCGGCCTGGGTCAGACGTTCGGTAGCGCTCTTCAGGGCTTCCGCATCGCTGCCTTCCAGAGCTGCCTTGACGGCAGCAATAGCGCCCTCGGCTTCGCTCTTGTCGGCGGCAGGCACCTTGTCGCCCGCATCCGTCAGAGACTTTTCAGTCTGGTGGACAAGAGCTTCGGCACTGTTACGGGCTTCCACCAGTTCGCGCTTGGCCTTGTCGGCTGCTGCGTTGGCTTCGGCGTCCTTCACCATCTTTTCGATGTCGGTGTCGGACAGACCGCCAGAGGCCTGGATCTTGATCTGCTGTTCCTTGCCTGTGGCCTTGTCCTTGGCGGACACGGACACAATGCCGTTGGCGTCGATATCGAAGGTAACTTCGATCTGCGGCACGCCACGCGGTGCGGCAGGAATACCGGTGAGGTCGAAATTGCCCAGCAGCTTGTTGTCTGCCGCCATTTCGCGCTCGCCCTGATAGACCTTGATGGTCACAGCGCCCTGATTGTCTTCCGCCGTGGAGAACACCTGGCTCTTCTTGGTCGGAATGGTGGTGTTACGGTCGATCAGGCGGGTGAACACGCCACCCAGCGTTTCAATCCCGAGGGAAAGCGGGGTCACGTCCAGCAGCAGGACGTCCTTGACATCACCCTTGAGCACAGCGCCCTGAATGGCTGCACCAATGGCCACCACTTCATCAGGGTTGACGTTGCGGGCCGGGTCTTTGCCAAAGAATTCCTTAACGATCTCAATGACCTTGGGCATGCGGGTCATACCGCCGACCAGGATGACTTCGTCAATCTGGGATGCGGACAGGGCGGCATCCTTCAGCGCGGCGCGGCAGGGTTCCAGCGTGCGCTGGATCAGGTCGTCCACCAGGCTTTCCAGCTTGGCGCGGGTCAGCTTGAGCA
It includes:
- the purH gene encoding bifunctional phosphoribosylaminoimidazolecarboxamide formyltransferase/IMP cyclohydrolase, giving the protein MSQTPLPIRRALISVSDKTGLLDLARALSAQGAEILSTGGSAKALRDAGVPVTEVSDHTGFPEILDGRVKTLVPQIHGGILGRRDLPAHLAQMEEHGIAPIDLVAVNLYPFEKTVASGADAETCIENIDIGGPALIRAAAKNHGHVVVLTDPAQYEGLIDALGDGGTSLDFRRSLAGAAYARTAAYDAAIAAWFAQQAGQPLADRFILAGQKAESLRYGENPHQQAAFYRDGSTRPGVATAVQLQGKSLSYNNINDTDAAFEAVAEFDSPAVVIVKHANPCGVAVAPTLSAAWDQALKCDPVSAFGGIVALNRMLDAETAEKISTLFTEVIVAPDAEEAARELLARKKNLRLLLTGGLPDPAAAGLVVRSVAGGFLAQTRDNGRITRESLRVVTKRAPSGQEMDDLLFAFRVAKHVKSNAIVYAKNGATVGVGAGQMSRVDSARIAASKSGEAARAAGLDTPLTQGSVAASDAFFPFADGLETIVAAGATAVIQPGGSIRDDEVIAAADAAGIAMVFTGMRHFRH
- the trmB gene encoding tRNA (guanine(46)-N(7))-methyltransferase TrmB, with translation MTEDKGQPVIGQPDTVDVKPPPERLYGRQRGHPLRPRQERLLDETLPRMRFPLERAAQIAAVFDKAPEQIWFEVGFGGGEHVLAQTQAHPDVGYVASEVFHNGLCSLLSRLVPVGQEATAPVPGMLRLWDDDARLVLRALPDAVLDRLFLMFPDPWPKARHAKRRFVHPQNVALVARVLKPGAVWRVASDDPTYQNWVREVMADQPYFDAPEPATVRPEGWFPTRYEAKAIAAGRQPLYWTFTRR
- the dapB gene encoding 4-hydroxy-tetrahydrodipicolinate reductase is translated as MRIGIAGITGRVGRLLVEEVQAAGLEVAGGTTRQLEQASGLPAGLKLFATMAELATVSDAVIDFTHADTVVAHARDLSAAGVAWVLGTTGLSDAQQAAVQDAAGLIAVVHAANFSPGVTLVRRLALMMGQALPAESYDAEIVEMHHRQKVDAPSGTALAIGESVAQGRGVVLADVRESGRDGHCGARSPGAIGFAALRGGQIVGEHEVLFTSADEQITLTHRAFDRRIFATGAVRAARWVAGRPAGLYGMEDVLGLPPL
- the metK gene encoding methionine adenosyltransferase — its product is MRKDGDFLFTSESVSEGHPDKVADRISDTVLDAYLAADPEARVACETLVTTNRIVLAGEVRGPASVTSEKLIELAREAVKDIGYDQEGFSWRRADAANYLHAQSADIAVGVDSTSDKDEGAGDQGIMFGYASNETDTLMPAPLYYAHRILHRIRDLRRAGDSRVAGLQPDAKSQVTLRYVNGRPVGATSVVISTQHDLGLDQSVLRAGLLDVTREVLPEGWMPPENEFYANPTGVFVIGGPDGDCGLTGRKIIVDTYGGAAPHGGGAFSGKDPTKVDRSAAYACRYLAKNVVAAGLADRCTIQLSYAIGVSHPLSVYVDLDETGKDVDEARLGEALREVMDLTPRGIRKHLRLNRPIYAVTSAYGHFGRTPDDALDNFTWERTDLVDALRTALKR
- the dnaJ gene encoding molecular chaperone DnaJ, coding for MATQLDYYEILEISRTASSEEIKKSYRKLAMKYHPDRNQGDDTAEAKFKEINQAYDILKDEQKRAAYDRFGHAAFEGGGGAGPGGFDFSGFGGGGLGDIFEQMFGDMMGGRRGGQARSGNDIQAHVEITLEEAFAGVQKDVRVITRVACESCGGSGSSDGAAGVQTCPSCHGAGKVRAQQGFFIVERPCPTCHGAGRTVKDPCKACRGEGTVEKERMVPVQIPAGVEDGTRIRLSGEGEAGSNGVPPGDLYVHVAVAEHSIFQRDGANVYCRVPLRMAQAALGTEIEVPVVDGSRTQVKIPAGTQTGSHFRLRGKGFSVLRSSARGDMYIQVSVETPQHLTKRQRELLEEFEKEAGEDVKHSPEHTGFFRRVRDFFEGTE
- the dnaK gene encoding molecular chaperone DnaK, which gives rise to MSKVIGIDLGTTNSCVAVREGNETKVIENSEGARTTPSMVAFTEGGEMLVGQAAKRQAVTNPANTLYAVKRLIGRRFGDATVQKDKDMVPYAIVNGDNGDAWVEARGTKYAPSQISAFVLGKMKETAEAYLGEKVTQAVITVPAYFNDAQRQATKDAGKIAGLEVLRIINEPTAAALAYGLEKKSGGTVAVYDLGGGTFDVSVLEISDGVIEVKSTNGDTFLGGEDFDNRIIAFLADEFKREQGIDLRSDKLALQRLKEAAEKAKIELSSSKETEINLPFITADASGPKHLVLKLTRAKLESLVDDLIQRTLEPCRAALKDAALSASQIDEVILVGGMTRMPKVIEIVKEFFGKDPARNVNPDEVVAIGAAIQGAVLKGDVKDVLLLDVTPLSLGIETLGGVFTRLIDRNTTIPTKKSQVFSTAEDNQGAVTIKVYQGEREMAADNKLLGNFDLTGIPAAPRGVPQIEVTFDIDANGIVSVSAKDKATGKEQQIKIQASGGLSDTDIEKMVKDAEANAAADKAKRELVEARNSAEALVHQTEKSLTDAGDKVPAADKSEAEGAIAAVKAALEGSDAEALKSATERLTQAAMKVGEAAYKAEQAAGEGQPAGAAKADEKDIVDADFEDVNDSKKS